One genomic window of Cellulophaga sp. Hel_I_12 includes the following:
- a CDS encoding SDR family oxidoreductase — protein MDLKNKVVYITGGSKGIGYGTAKKLLAEGMKVAISGRTLKTVQEAATALGNKDQVLAIASDVTKLVDEQKAVEAILKKWGQLDVVLANAGVGNFAPIDQMSEHQWHQMINTNLNGVFHTLKASVKALKQSKGYYITLASLAGTNFFEKGAGYNATKFGVVGFTQAVMLDLRQYGIKVSTIMPGSVATHFNDHTPSEKDAWKIQPEDIGELVYDLLKMNPRTLPSKIEVRPTRPDLK, from the coding sequence ATGGATTTAAAAAATAAAGTCGTCTATATCACTGGCGGTTCTAAAGGAATAGGATACGGTACTGCAAAAAAATTACTAGCTGAAGGTATGAAAGTCGCTATTAGCGGTAGAACCTTAAAAACGGTTCAAGAAGCTGCTACTGCCCTAGGAAATAAAGATCAAGTTTTAGCTATTGCATCAGATGTTACAAAGTTAGTTGACGAACAAAAAGCTGTTGAAGCTATACTAAAAAAATGGGGTCAGCTAGATGTGGTGCTGGCTAATGCAGGAGTAGGTAATTTCGCGCCTATAGATCAAATGTCAGAGCACCAATGGCATCAAATGATCAACACTAACCTAAACGGAGTTTTTCACACGCTAAAGGCCTCTGTCAAAGCACTCAAACAATCTAAAGGTTATTATATCACTTTAGCAAGCTTAGCAGGTACAAATTTTTTTGAAAAGGGAGCGGGTTATAACGCTACCAAATTTGGTGTTGTTGGGTTTACACAAGCGGTAATGCTTGATTTACGACAATACGGAATTAAAGTTTCTACCATTATGCCAGGTTCAGTAGCTACGCATTTTAATGATCATACGCCTTCTGAAAAAGATGCTTGGAAAATTCAACCTGAGGATATTGGAGAACTGGTCTATGATTTATTAAAAATGAATCCAAGAACTTTGCCTAGTAAAATTGAAGTTAGGCCTACACGACCAGATTTAAAATAA
- a CDS encoding endonuclease/exonuclease/phosphatase family protein yields the protein MTYNVRLDIASDGENAWPNRKEFLGSQILFLAPDVLGVQEARPNQVNDLKNTLTAYKFIGKGRDGEQEGEHSGIFYNSNRLELIEEHTFWLSETPEKVSKGWDAAYPRVCTYGLFALKESQQKVWVFNTHFDHVGAVAQQKGMKLILEKIKTVNIKNLPVIIMGDFNVEPNSEVITEAKTVLSDAKEKATVVFGPEGTFNGFKYNEPVTRRIDYIMVSDAVVVEKYATFSSAIDFKFPSDHFPVFVQVRIKP from the coding sequence ATGACGTATAATGTACGTTTAGATATTGCATCTGACGGAGAAAATGCTTGGCCCAACCGAAAAGAATTTTTAGGTTCTCAAATTTTATTTCTGGCTCCTGATGTTTTAGGGGTTCAAGAGGCTAGACCTAATCAAGTAAATGATTTAAAAAACACATTAACAGCCTATAAATTTATAGGGAAAGGACGTGATGGCGAACAAGAAGGTGAGCACTCAGGAATCTTTTATAATTCGAACAGGCTTGAGTTGATAGAAGAACATACCTTTTGGCTTTCTGAAACTCCTGAAAAGGTTTCTAAGGGATGGGATGCAGCCTATCCAAGAGTTTGTACTTATGGGTTGTTTGCTTTAAAAGAAAGCCAACAAAAAGTATGGGTTTTTAATACACATTTTGACCATGTGGGAGCTGTAGCGCAACAAAAAGGCATGAAACTTATCTTAGAAAAAATAAAAACTGTCAACATTAAAAACCTTCCGGTAATCATCATGGGCGATTTTAATGTGGAGCCAAATTCAGAAGTGATAACAGAAGCAAAGACTGTTTTATCAGATGCTAAAGAAAAAGCGACAGTAGTTTTTGGTCCTGAAGGTACATTTAATGGTTTTAAATATAACGAACCTGTGACGCGTAGAATAGATTATATTATGGTTTCTGATGCTGTTGTAGTTGAAAAATATGCTACTTTTTCAAGCGCTATCGATTTTAAATTTCCTTCAGATCACTTTCCTGTTTTTGTACAAGTAAGGATTAAACCATAG